The proteins below come from a single Mya arenaria isolate MELC-2E11 chromosome 6, ASM2691426v1 genomic window:
- the LOC128238091 gene encoding uncharacterized protein LOC128238091, with protein sequence MLVAGLARSNENYEIALRLLHERYGNQQEIVDLHYKALMNVHSPLNKVESLRSFIDTTEKHLRSLEVLGENVNQHVFVSMIRTKLPEEVLRQLEFNKEAKAEWTLTKLREQLKNYVVACERADKKKVEYQSVTKVNPLSHVNGFKPPYRYPPTTGGNRYSNTVMKQSSAESLFASEKAQRVKSENKPYVCKYCSRSHWSDECTEYRTVDERKRKIKGCCFKCLKSGHMANECKTSKACVYCGEFNQHHRSLCLKKFSTKGASTKTNVNLTEEVGACVEDMTNSGENVMVSVGETVFMQTATTEVKKDLTNTDYVKTRILLDCGSQRTYITKSLADKLGLKPKKTEELKVVTFGSTHSKNIKTELTTLYLKLKNGQYIEIKANIVPVISGNIQRKTRP encoded by the coding sequence ATGCTCGTTGCTGGATTGGCAAGGTCAAACGAAAACTATgagattgcattgagactccTTCATGAGAGATACGGAAATCAACAAGAAATTGTAGATTTACATTACAAAGCTCTGATGAACGTACATTCTCCTTTGAATAAGGTGGAGAGCCTTAGAAGTTTCATAGACACCACAGAAAAACACCTCAGAAGCTTAGAGGTACTTGGAGAAAATGTCAATCAACACGTGTTTGTGTCTATGATTCGAACCAAGTTGCCGGAGGAAGTACTACGTCAGCTCGAGTTCAACAAAGAAGCAAAGGCTGAATGGACACTAACGAAGTTGAGAGAACAGTTGAAAAACTATGTTGTTGCTTGTGAAAGAGCAGATAAGAAAAAAGTAGAGTATCAAAGTGTTACAAAAGTGAACCCTCTAAGCCATGTGAATGGATTTAAACCACCTTACCGTTATCCTCCTACTACTGGTGGGAATCGATATTCCAACACAGTAATGAAACAAAGTTCAGCTGAGTCATTGTTTGCTAGTGAAAAAGCACAAAGAGTGAAATCTGAAAATAAACCATATGTGTGTAAATAttgttcaaggtcacattgGAGCGACGAGTGCACAGAATATAGAACAGTAGACGAGAGAAAGAGAAAAATCAAAGGTTGTTGcttcaaatgtttgaaatctGGACATATGGCCAATGAGTGTAAAACAAGTAAAGCGTGCGTGTACTGTGGTGAATTCAATCAACATCATAGAAGCCTATGCCTCAAGAAGTTCTCTACAAAAGGTGCTTCAACAAAAACCAACGTCAATCTTACTGAAGAGGTAGGAGCTTGTGTAGAGGACATGACAAATTCTGGAGAGAATGTTATGGTTTCTGTCGGAGAAACAGTGTTCATGCAAACTGCAACAACAGAAGTGAAAAAAGATCTTACAAACACAGATTATGTCAAAACAAGAATTCTTCTAGACTGTGGCTCTCAACGAACTTACATAACCAAGTCTTTAGCAGATAAGCTCGGTTTAAAGCCAAAGAAAACTGAAGAATTAAAAGTTGTTACATTTGGTAGCACTCATTCAAAGAACATCAAAACAGAGTTGACTACATTGTATTTGAAGTTGAAGAATGGACAGTACATTGAAATCAAAGCAAACATTGTCCCAGTGATCAGTGGTAACATTCAAAGGAAAACACGGCCATGA